The following are encoded in a window of Microbacterium sp. LWO13-1.2 genomic DNA:
- a CDS encoding GNAT family N-acetyltransferase encodes MSIPLTAGATLHPLVLPARADAGPTPLIQAYAEARNASIRETTGRDDDALTAEALMPLLRSSPERTRRQWYVEHDGEVVGCSAINLLTDDDGATAIATIALAKRLWGRGIGAAAYRELEADARGAGAEKILHWAEHHDEEGTELLPSPTGFGAVPLDHAARFLRRQLYALEQVVRVSALIWDEQTPGALTRLREEAAAHADEYRIVQWTLPTPAEYVDGYAWLKSRMSTDTPDAELGQPEELWDAERVARHDDRYAQMSHTVLVTAAQHVATGVLCAFNELSIGPDEASVTHQEDTLVAAPHRGHRLGMLVKTAGLLSWREHHPQSSRVVTYNAEENRPMLSINEAIGFAPIAYEGAWKKVLT; translated from the coding sequence ATGAGCATTCCGCTCACCGCAGGTGCGACCCTGCATCCGCTCGTGCTCCCCGCACGGGCGGATGCGGGGCCCACCCCCTTGATCCAGGCCTACGCCGAAGCGCGCAACGCTTCGATCCGCGAAACCACCGGCCGTGACGACGACGCCCTCACGGCCGAGGCGCTGATGCCGCTGCTGCGCTCGAGTCCGGAGCGAACGAGGCGCCAGTGGTACGTCGAGCACGACGGCGAGGTCGTCGGCTGCAGCGCGATCAACCTGCTCACCGATGACGATGGCGCCACCGCAATCGCCACGATCGCACTCGCGAAGCGGCTCTGGGGTCGCGGCATCGGCGCTGCTGCATACCGCGAGTTGGAGGCCGATGCCCGCGGCGCCGGCGCAGAGAAGATCCTGCATTGGGCGGAACACCACGATGAAGAAGGCACCGAACTGCTGCCATCCCCCACCGGGTTCGGTGCGGTTCCGCTCGATCATGCCGCCCGGTTCCTGCGGCGGCAGCTCTACGCCCTTGAGCAGGTCGTGCGCGTGAGCGCCCTGATCTGGGACGAGCAGACGCCCGGAGCACTGACCAGACTGCGCGAGGAGGCAGCGGCACACGCCGACGAGTACCGAATCGTGCAGTGGACGCTGCCTACGCCGGCCGAGTACGTAGACGGATACGCCTGGTTGAAGTCGCGCATGTCGACCGACACCCCCGATGCCGAACTCGGCCAGCCAGAGGAGCTCTGGGACGCCGAACGCGTCGCCCGCCACGATGACCGGTACGCGCAGATGAGCCACACGGTGCTCGTCACCGCCGCGCAGCATGTGGCTACCGGCGTGCTGTGCGCGTTCAACGAGCTGTCCATCGGCCCCGACGAGGCATCCGTCACCCATCAGGAGGACACCCTGGTGGCGGCGCCGCATCGCGGTCACCGCCTCGGCATGCTCGTGAAGACCGCCGGCCTTCTGAGCTGGCGTGAGCACCACCCGCAGTCGTCCAGAGTCGTCACCTACAACGCCGAGGAGAACCGGCCGATGCTCTCCATCAACGAAGCCATCGGCTTCGCCCCGATCGCCTACGAAGGCGCCTGGAAGAAGGTACTGACATGA
- a CDS encoding DUF2004 domain-containing protein: MAIEHDYFGLLSSGPDGSIFWSETVELGEQSVTVDLTAPDQEDVSSDALDIAASLISGLENVDAVARRGMLAEVDDRASEVTEYILQQQEVYGEELAEVLVDVSGDPAVDIIRSLRLMSMTILADEHGGSEPFAVLEYALDADSTDDVLLVNLGSDGSVQSVMSAD, translated from the coding sequence ATGGCGATCGAACACGACTACTTCGGACTCCTCTCGTCGGGGCCTGACGGATCGATCTTCTGGTCCGAGACGGTGGAGCTGGGCGAGCAGTCCGTCACTGTCGACCTCACCGCGCCAGATCAGGAAGACGTATCGTCTGACGCCCTCGACATCGCTGCGTCTCTCATCTCGGGACTGGAGAACGTAGATGCCGTGGCGCGCCGCGGAATGCTGGCCGAGGTCGACGATCGTGCCAGCGAAGTGACCGAGTACATCCTCCAGCAGCAGGAGGTCTACGGCGAAGAACTGGCTGAAGTCCTGGTCGACGTCAGTGGCGACCCGGCGGTCGACATCATCCGGTCGCTCCGCCTCATGAGCATGACGATTCTCGCCGACGAGCATGGAGGGTCAGAGCCGTTCGCCGTCCTCGAATACGCACTGGATGCTGATTCCACCGACGACGTCCTGCTGGTGAATCTCGGATCCGACGGCAGCGTGCAGTCGGTGATGAGCGCGGACTAG
- a CDS encoding TetR/AcrR family transcriptional regulator, whose protein sequence is MATESRAGRPKVSSRETLAEAACELFLEQGYDATSVADITQRAGVSRSSFFNYFSSKSDVLWSGLDARVETALAALERLDADADGSAVEMILVAVVHDFAPDPLALALRNTAAMGVEDELLRDSALRQARLAGGIAAAAKRAGIAEIRADVVGAAYAGALLSSLRIWAVRGAGQSTPEQVLDEAVAVVHEVRWGR, encoded by the coding sequence ATGGCCACAGAATCGCGCGCCGGCAGACCCAAGGTCTCGTCGAGGGAGACTCTCGCCGAGGCTGCCTGCGAGTTGTTCCTCGAGCAGGGATACGACGCGACGTCGGTGGCGGACATCACGCAGCGCGCGGGAGTCAGCCGGTCGAGCTTCTTCAACTACTTCTCCTCGAAGAGCGACGTGCTGTGGTCGGGTCTGGATGCGCGAGTCGAGACCGCTCTCGCTGCCCTTGAGCGATTGGACGCCGACGCAGACGGGAGCGCCGTCGAGATGATCCTCGTGGCCGTGGTTCACGACTTCGCGCCGGATCCGCTCGCGCTGGCACTGCGCAACACAGCGGCGATGGGCGTCGAGGACGAACTGCTCCGAGACTCGGCTCTTCGTCAGGCGCGCCTTGCCGGCGGAATCGCGGCAGCCGCGAAGCGAGCAGGCATCGCAGAGATCCGCGCGGACGTCGTCGGTGCCGCGTACGCGGGGGCGCTGCTCTCTTCGCTGCGCATCTGGGCGGTGCGTGGAGCCGGGCAGAGCACGCCGGAGCAGGTGCTGGATGAAGCTGTCGCCGTTGTGCATGAAGTTCGCTGGGGCCGCTGA
- a CDS encoding SDR family oxidoreductase, protein MSGSTQGIGFAIARALLDEGASVVINGRSEEKVQSAVQRLAAQVPGADVEGIVADFEDPAEVGHLLESLGDVDVLVNNVGLFEVAPFSDIADDEWQRYFAVNVMSGVRLSRHVLGGMLDRGRGRVIFIGSESGVNVPVDMLHYGVTKAAMLALSNGLAKLTRGTEVTVNAILGGPTYSDGVADVVGRISQAQGVPVDGLKATIISGNSTSLLQRFIDPAEIASLVVYLASPVSSATNGAALRADGGVLTAII, encoded by the coding sequence GTGAGTGGTTCCACCCAGGGGATCGGATTCGCTATCGCGCGAGCGCTTCTCGACGAGGGCGCGTCGGTCGTGATCAACGGGCGTAGCGAGGAGAAAGTCCAGAGTGCCGTGCAGCGGCTCGCGGCGCAGGTGCCGGGAGCAGACGTGGAGGGCATCGTCGCGGATTTCGAGGACCCCGCAGAGGTGGGGCACCTGTTGGAATCGTTGGGCGATGTCGACGTACTGGTGAACAACGTCGGGCTGTTCGAGGTCGCGCCCTTCAGTGATATCGCGGATGACGAATGGCAGCGCTACTTCGCCGTCAACGTGATGAGTGGCGTGCGGCTCTCCCGGCACGTGCTGGGCGGCATGCTCGACAGGGGGAGGGGCCGCGTCATCTTCATCGGGAGCGAGTCGGGGGTGAACGTCCCGGTGGACATGCTGCACTACGGCGTCACCAAAGCGGCGATGCTGGCACTCAGCAACGGACTCGCCAAGCTCACGCGCGGTACCGAGGTGACGGTGAATGCGATCCTCGGCGGCCCGACCTATTCCGATGGGGTGGCTGATGTCGTCGGTCGGATCTCGCAGGCGCAGGGCGTGCCCGTAGACGGATTGAAGGCCACCATCATCTCCGGGAACTCGACGTCACTCCTGCAGAGGTTCATCGATCCCGCGGAGATCGCCAGCCTGGTCGTCTATCTGGCCAGTCCGGTATCGTCCGCGACGAACGGCGCCGCGTTGCGTGCGGACGGAGGCGTTCTGACCGCGATCATCTGA
- a CDS encoding GNAT family N-acetyltransferase — protein MTTTTLTITPLSVPQSVDAPDAAEFLAYAELNRQICDEEAGLPGLAQKAVDMLPGWLDDTDEVSHGFVARRDGVIVGMVTVSFAQDEGASTAEFDLMVPHEHWGHGVEDALLTCAEDDARLADRRVLQTWTLHRPIEGPRMLTPKTGWGRVPATGLTALFEANGFSFEQVERNSSFDLRNDPAPVAGALAEAVESAGAAYREFSWVMPTPVDIRAGYAAALARLSTDAPSGDLEIDEEQWNAERVARRDARLTGSGQLVSVSAVEHIPSGTIVAYNELLIGADRSEVTHQMGTLVLKEHRGHRLGTIVKCANLLRWRELAPESPWVSTFNAEENRPMLDINEAIGFVPVSYAGAWQKKL, from the coding sequence ATGACCACGACCACTCTGACGATCACGCCGCTGAGCGTGCCGCAGTCGGTCGATGCCCCGGACGCGGCCGAATTTCTCGCATACGCCGAGTTGAATCGGCAGATCTGCGATGAGGAGGCCGGCCTTCCGGGCCTTGCCCAGAAGGCCGTCGACATGCTTCCGGGTTGGCTCGATGACACCGACGAGGTCAGCCACGGCTTCGTCGCACGCCGCGACGGAGTCATCGTCGGCATGGTCACCGTCTCCTTCGCGCAAGACGAAGGCGCCAGCACGGCCGAGTTCGACCTGATGGTGCCCCACGAGCACTGGGGGCACGGCGTCGAAGACGCGCTCCTCACGTGCGCCGAGGACGACGCCCGGCTCGCCGATCGCCGCGTCCTGCAGACCTGGACCCTGCATCGCCCCATCGAGGGCCCGCGGATGCTCACACCGAAGACCGGGTGGGGGCGGGTGCCCGCGACCGGGCTCACCGCGTTGTTCGAAGCGAACGGCTTCAGCTTCGAACAGGTGGAGCGCAACAGTTCCTTCGACCTGCGAAACGATCCCGCGCCTGTCGCAGGCGCTCTCGCAGAGGCTGTCGAGAGTGCCGGTGCCGCGTATCGGGAGTTCTCCTGGGTGATGCCGACTCCTGTCGACATCAGGGCGGGCTACGCGGCCGCGCTCGCTCGGCTCTCCACGGACGCGCCAAGCGGAGACCTGGAGATCGACGAAGAGCAGTGGAACGCCGAGCGCGTCGCCCGACGCGATGCCCGGTTGACAGGAAGCGGCCAACTCGTTTCGGTGTCAGCGGTGGAGCACATTCCTTCCGGCACGATCGTCGCGTACAACGAGCTCCTGATCGGTGCCGACCGCTCCGAGGTCACGCACCAGATGGGCACCCTGGTCCTCAAGGAGCACCGGGGTCACCGCCTCGGGACCATCGTGAAGTGCGCGAACCTGCTGCGCTGGCGCGAGCTCGCTCCGGAATCTCCCTGGGTTTCGACCTTCAACGCCGAGGAGAACCGCCCGATGCTCGACATCAACGAGGCGATCGGCTTCGTACCGGTCTCGTACGCAGGCGCCTGGCAGAAGAAGCTCTGA
- the smc gene encoding chromosome segregation protein SMC, with translation MHLKSLTLKGFKSFAQPTSFVFEPGVTCIVGPNGSGKSNVVDALAWVMGEQGAKTLRGGKMEDVIFAGTSTRGPLGRAEVQLTIDNSDGLLPIEYAEVTISRTLFRNGSSEYAINGENCRLLDVQELLSDSGLGREMHVIVGQGRLDTVLQASPEDRRGFIEEAAGILKHRRRKEKTLRKLDAMEANLTRLSDLAGEIRRQLKPLGRQAEIAREAQTIAAVVRDAKARIFADDVVALRTALADHTRTEHERHTERLVLSDQAEGVRASIVRLEQDQNSVAVDKARSIAFGLEQVQERMRGLFTLANQRLALLGSEEDDAAVTAVTVTQSTIDEAKDEITEISAGLGDAQDAAVAASREVVHARAELDTLDVDIAEQSALVSEYDMRLNTLRGTADAAASALAAVRGAVLRQENALEAANTRRREAADALDAIEDAEAPEGTAAEHSAAYESAQRAATASEAERETLRERLHAAEREVDALTAKAAALGSALAISGGAAEIVRSGASGVRGLVGDAVQVRGGFEAAVAAVLGSLAEGVLVDAATDAFALAADAAEQRRGVVDFVIADALRPAVELPRIAGVTPAVETVTAPNGVLGILAHVLIADDLEAARAARAALDSAGDSTTTIVTVTGDVITAQTLRTGSGGERSRLELAAERDAASERLAEVQVIVDSLREAREDANEAVETTRRNAKEALRLLREHDAALASHAEHVNRVTVRHESAVAECERLESGLGQAQAAVADAEAKAAKAKTELDDAISAPRPVLDASARDDLLEALEQAREGEVRARLEIETLRERVRAAQARVASLERQREQERDAAAEAARRAVIRRAQRGAATGVVEELPRVLDSLDRSVTEARVALSEAETARSAQNAELTGLRAQETSLRERLAGLTESVHGLELQIHEKKLHLTSLLERVSSELALDEDILVAEYGPDQAVPRDPLAVIEDGDEDDTAIPFDRRIQERRLAEAERKLAQLGRVNPLALEEFAALEQRHAFLTEQLADLTQTRQDLLTIIADLDERMQTIFADAFEDTQRAFGEVFPLLFPGGSGSIWLTDPENMLSTGIDVSVRPVGKKIERLSLLSGGERSLAAVALLVAIFKARPSPFYILDEVEAALDDANLGRLLTVFEQLRESSQLLVITHQKRTMEIADALYGVSMRQDGVSAVVGQRVGDRAAAG, from the coding sequence ATGCATCTGAAGAGCCTGACGCTCAAGGGATTCAAGTCGTTCGCACAGCCGACGAGCTTCGTCTTCGAACCCGGCGTGACGTGCATCGTCGGTCCGAACGGATCCGGCAAGTCCAACGTCGTCGACGCGCTCGCCTGGGTGATGGGGGAGCAGGGAGCGAAGACGCTCCGCGGAGGCAAGATGGAGGATGTCATCTTCGCCGGCACGTCCACACGGGGACCGCTCGGGCGCGCTGAGGTGCAGCTGACGATCGACAACAGCGATGGCCTGCTGCCCATCGAATACGCCGAGGTGACGATCAGCCGGACGCTGTTCCGCAACGGTTCCAGCGAGTATGCGATCAACGGCGAGAACTGCCGTCTGCTCGACGTGCAGGAGCTGCTCAGCGATTCGGGTCTCGGTCGTGAGATGCACGTCATCGTCGGCCAGGGGCGACTGGATACCGTCCTGCAGGCCTCCCCGGAGGATCGTCGTGGCTTCATCGAGGAGGCCGCCGGCATCCTCAAACATCGGCGTCGCAAGGAGAAGACTCTTCGCAAGCTCGATGCGATGGAGGCGAATCTCACTCGACTCAGCGACCTCGCAGGCGAGATCCGGCGCCAGCTCAAGCCTCTCGGGCGACAGGCCGAGATCGCCCGAGAAGCGCAGACGATCGCCGCCGTCGTCCGAGATGCCAAGGCGCGGATCTTCGCCGACGATGTCGTCGCACTGCGCACTGCGCTTGCCGATCACACCCGGACAGAGCACGAGCGTCACACCGAGCGCCTCGTCCTCTCCGATCAGGCAGAGGGCGTGCGCGCGAGCATCGTCCGACTCGAACAGGATCAGAACTCGGTCGCCGTCGACAAGGCGCGCAGCATCGCGTTCGGACTCGAGCAGGTGCAGGAGCGGATGCGCGGGCTGTTCACCCTCGCCAATCAGCGTCTCGCGTTGCTCGGCTCTGAGGAGGACGACGCGGCCGTGACGGCCGTCACGGTGACGCAGAGCACGATCGACGAGGCGAAGGACGAAATCACCGAGATCTCTGCGGGATTGGGCGATGCGCAGGATGCCGCGGTCGCTGCGAGCCGTGAGGTGGTGCACGCCAGAGCCGAACTCGACACTCTCGACGTCGACATCGCTGAGCAGAGCGCGCTCGTCTCCGAGTACGACATGCGCCTGAACACGCTTCGAGGAACGGCGGATGCCGCCGCCTCTGCCCTTGCCGCGGTCCGTGGTGCGGTGCTGCGGCAGGAGAACGCTCTGGAGGCGGCGAACACGCGTCGTCGCGAGGCGGCCGACGCCCTGGATGCGATCGAGGATGCGGAGGCGCCTGAGGGTACGGCGGCCGAGCATTCCGCCGCGTACGAGAGCGCCCAGCGTGCGGCGACCGCGTCGGAGGCCGAGCGGGAGACCCTGCGGGAACGTCTGCACGCCGCCGAGCGCGAGGTGGATGCGCTGACAGCGAAGGCAGCAGCTCTGGGGAGCGCCCTCGCGATCTCCGGGGGCGCGGCCGAGATCGTCAGATCCGGCGCATCTGGTGTGCGAGGGCTCGTCGGCGACGCGGTGCAGGTGCGCGGAGGCTTCGAAGCGGCGGTGGCGGCTGTGCTCGGCTCGTTGGCAGAGGGCGTTCTCGTCGACGCGGCAACCGATGCGTTCGCCCTGGCCGCAGATGCGGCCGAGCAGCGCCGGGGAGTGGTCGACTTCGTGATCGCCGACGCGCTGCGACCGGCCGTGGAGCTGCCCCGAATCGCGGGAGTGACGCCGGCAGTCGAGACGGTGACGGCCCCGAACGGCGTGCTCGGCATCCTCGCCCACGTCCTCATCGCGGACGATCTCGAGGCCGCTCGTGCAGCTCGCGCTGCGCTGGATTCGGCAGGCGACAGCACCACGACCATCGTCACGGTCACCGGTGATGTGATCACCGCTCAGACACTGCGCACCGGATCAGGTGGAGAGCGCTCCCGACTCGAGCTCGCCGCAGAGCGCGATGCGGCATCCGAGCGGCTCGCCGAGGTGCAGGTAATCGTCGATTCGCTCCGTGAAGCGCGCGAAGATGCGAACGAGGCAGTCGAGACCACAAGGCGGAACGCGAAGGAGGCGCTGCGTCTCCTCCGTGAGCACGACGCGGCACTCGCCAGCCATGCCGAGCACGTGAACCGGGTCACGGTGCGCCATGAGTCGGCCGTCGCGGAATGCGAGCGGCTCGAGTCCGGCCTCGGTCAGGCCCAAGCGGCGGTCGCGGATGCCGAGGCCAAGGCCGCGAAGGCGAAGACGGAACTCGACGATGCGATCTCTGCCCCTCGACCCGTGCTCGACGCTTCGGCCCGCGACGATCTGCTCGAGGCCCTCGAGCAGGCGCGCGAAGGTGAGGTGCGCGCCCGTCTGGAGATCGAGACGCTCCGTGAGCGCGTGCGTGCCGCGCAGGCGCGGGTTGCGAGTCTGGAACGCCAGCGCGAGCAGGAGCGGGATGCCGCGGCCGAGGCCGCCCGCCGGGCGGTGATCCGCCGCGCGCAGCGCGGGGCGGCGACCGGAGTGGTCGAGGAACTGCCCCGGGTCCTGGATTCGCTGGATCGCTCGGTGACGGAGGCTCGGGTCGCGCTCTCCGAGGCAGAGACCGCGCGCTCGGCGCAGAACGCGGAGCTCACCGGGCTCAGGGCCCAGGAGACGTCGCTGCGAGAGCGGCTCGCCGGACTCACCGAGAGCGTGCACGGACTCGAACTGCAGATCCACGAGAAGAAGCTGCACCTGACGAGCCTGCTCGAACGCGTGAGCTCTGAACTCGCCCTCGACGAAGATATTCTCGTTGCGGAATATGGACCGGACCAGGCTGTGCCGCGCGATCCTCTCGCCGTGATCGAGGACGGCGATGAAGATGACACTGCCATCCCGTTCGATCGCCGCATCCAGGAGCGACGGCTCGCCGAGGCGGAGCGCAAGCTCGCTCAGCTCGGTCGAGTCAATCCGCTCGCGCTGGAGGAGTTCGCCGCGCTCGAGCAGCGTCACGCGTTCCTCACCGAACAGCTCGCGGACCTGACGCAGACTCGCCAGGATCTGCTCACGATCATCGCCGATCTCGATGAGCGGATGCAGACGATCTTCGCGGACGCCTTCGAGGACACGCAGCGGGCGTTCGGCGAGGTCTTCCCGCTGCTCTTCCCTGGCGGATCCGGCAGCATCTGGCTCACCGATCCGGAGAACATGCTCTCCACGGGGATCGATGTCTCTGTGCGTCCGGTCGGGAAGAAGATCGAGCGCCTCTCACTGCTGTCCGGCGGAGAGCGGTCGCTGGCAGCCGTTGCGCTCCTCGTCGCGATCTTCAAGGCGCGACCGAGCCCGTTCTACATCCTCGATGAGGTGGAGGCAGCGCTCGACGACGCCAACCTCGGGCGTCTGCTCACCGTGTTCGAGCAACTGCGGGAGAGTTCGCAGTTGCTGGTGATCACGCATCAGAAGCGCACGATGGAGATCGCTGATGCCTTGTACGGCGTCTCCATGCGACAGGACGGTGTATCCGCCGTCGTCGGCCAGCGCGTCGGCGATCGCGCCGCGGCAGGCTGA
- the lipA gene encoding lipoyl synthase: protein MSAAAPEGRKLLRLEIRNAETPIERKPEWIRTKAKMGPEYTALHSLVKEEGLHTVCQEAGCPNIFECWEDREATFLIGGSQCTRRCDFCQIDTGKPDAYDTDEPRRVAESVVRMNLRYATVTSVARDDLPDTGAWLNAETVRKIHELNPNTGVELLANEHNADPAFLGQIFDARPEVFAHNVETVPRIFKRIRPAFKYERSLDVLTQARAAGLITKSNLILGMGEEPEEVIQALQDLHDAGCDIITITQYLRPTPRHLPVARWVKPAEFVEFKEEAERIGFLGVLAGPLVRSSYRAGRLWAQSMLSKGREIPPHLAHIAESADLGFAQAV from the coding sequence GTGAGCGCCGCCGCACCGGAAGGGCGAAAGCTCCTGCGCCTGGAGATTCGCAATGCCGAGACACCGATCGAGCGCAAGCCCGAGTGGATCCGCACAAAGGCGAAGATGGGCCCGGAGTACACCGCGCTGCACTCGCTGGTGAAGGAAGAGGGTCTGCACACCGTCTGCCAGGAAGCGGGCTGCCCGAACATCTTCGAGTGCTGGGAGGACCGCGAGGCCACGTTCCTCATCGGCGGTTCGCAGTGCACGCGCCGCTGCGACTTCTGCCAGATCGACACGGGAAAGCCGGATGCCTACGACACCGACGAGCCCCGGCGTGTGGCCGAGAGCGTCGTGCGGATGAACCTCCGCTACGCCACCGTGACAAGCGTCGCGCGAGACGACCTGCCCGACACCGGTGCATGGCTCAACGCCGAGACGGTGCGCAAGATCCACGAGCTGAACCCGAACACCGGCGTCGAGCTGCTGGCGAACGAGCACAATGCCGATCCCGCTTTCCTCGGCCAGATCTTCGACGCTCGCCCCGAGGTCTTCGCGCATAACGTCGAGACGGTCCCGCGCATCTTCAAGCGCATCCGCCCGGCGTTCAAGTACGAGCGTTCGCTCGACGTGTTGACACAGGCGCGGGCTGCAGGGCTCATCACGAAGTCGAATCTCATCCTCGGCATGGGTGAGGAGCCGGAGGAGGTCATTCAGGCTCTGCAGGACCTGCATGACGCCGGCTGCGACATCATCACCATCACGCAGTACCTTCGCCCGACTCCGCGACACCTTCCGGTCGCACGCTGGGTGAAGCCTGCTGAGTTCGTGGAGTTCAAAGAAGAGGCCGAGCGGATCGGTTTCCTCGGCGTCCTCGCGGGCCCACTGGTGCGCTCGTCGTACCGTGCGGGACGCCTGTGGGCGCAGTCGATGCTGTCCAAGGGCCGTGAGATCCCGCCGCACCTCGCGCACATCGCGGAGAGCGCCGATCTCGGCTTCGCGCAGGCCGTCTGA
- the lipB gene encoding lipoyl(octanoyl) transferase LipB: MLDILTPGIAPDFVPYTEGWDLQRRVHADIVAGVRPDTLILLEHEAVYTAGKRTEPQERPQDGTPVIDVDRGGKITWHGPGQLVGYPIVRLPEPMDVVAHVRRLERILIDILGPFGVDGYQVEGRSGVWVRRPLSEDKVAAIGVRVQQGVAMHGFAINCNNTLAGFRGIIPCGITDAGVTTVSEVVGADVSPADIIASVTTAFLAEYAEVAA; this comes from the coding sequence ATGCTCGACATCCTGACGCCCGGTATCGCTCCGGACTTCGTCCCCTACACCGAAGGGTGGGACCTGCAGCGTCGGGTCCACGCCGACATCGTCGCCGGCGTCCGCCCGGACACACTGATCCTGCTCGAGCACGAGGCCGTGTACACCGCCGGGAAGCGCACGGAGCCACAGGAGCGCCCGCAAGACGGCACCCCCGTCATCGACGTCGATCGCGGCGGAAAGATCACCTGGCACGGACCTGGGCAGCTCGTCGGCTACCCGATCGTGCGGCTTCCCGAGCCGATGGATGTCGTCGCCCATGTGCGCCGCCTGGAGCGGATCCTCATCGACATCCTCGGCCCGTTCGGGGTCGACGGCTACCAGGTCGAAGGACGCAGTGGAGTCTGGGTGCGCCGACCGCTCTCCGAAGACAAGGTCGCCGCGATCGGCGTCCGGGTGCAGCAGGGGGTCGCCATGCACGGCTTCGCCATCAACTGCAACAACACCCTCGCCGGCTTCCGGGGGATCATCCCCTGCGGAATCACCGATGCCGGCGTCACGACGGTCAGCGAGGTGGTCGGCGCGGATGTCTCCCCCGCCGACATCATCGCCAGCGTCACGACCGCGTTCCTCGCCGAGTACGCGGAGGTCGCCGCGTGA
- the ftsY gene encoding signal recognition particle-docking protein FtsY, translated as MAEKSWSLGRALRGMFVKPTIDETTWEDLETALITADFGPDISERVVQELRDKVDRYRTTDPQDLQRMLRETLEEHFAKFDTTLKLTERPAVVLVVGVNGVGKTTTIGKFTKFLRGYQRSVVVGAADTFRAAAVDQLATWAQRGGAAIVRPQQEGQDPASVAYQTVEFAQREGIEIAIIDTAGRLHTKGGLMDELSKIRRVIEKQAPISEVLLVLDATTGQNGVMQAEAFLEHAGVTGLVLTKLDGSAKGGFVLAVQERTGIPVKLLGQGEGIDDLTGFTPHVFVSALVN; from the coding sequence ATGGCGGAGAAGTCCTGGTCCCTCGGTCGCGCATTGCGCGGCATGTTCGTCAAGCCCACCATCGACGAGACGACGTGGGAGGACCTCGAGACCGCCCTCATCACTGCCGACTTCGGACCGGACATCAGCGAGCGGGTCGTGCAGGAGCTGCGCGACAAGGTCGATCGCTACCGCACGACGGATCCGCAGGATCTCCAGCGCATGCTCCGGGAGACGTTGGAAGAGCATTTCGCCAAGTTCGACACCACACTCAAGCTCACCGAACGCCCGGCCGTGGTGCTCGTCGTCGGCGTGAACGGTGTCGGCAAGACGACCACGATCGGCAAGTTCACCAAGTTCCTGCGCGGCTACCAGCGCAGTGTCGTCGTGGGCGCGGCAGATACGTTCCGCGCCGCGGCCGTCGACCAGCTCGCCACCTGGGCGCAGCGCGGGGGAGCGGCGATCGTCCGCCCCCAGCAGGAGGGCCAGGACCCGGCGTCCGTCGCCTACCAGACTGTCGAGTTCGCGCAGCGCGAGGGCATCGAGATCGCGATCATCGACACCGCTGGTCGCCTGCACACCAAGGGCGGGCTGATGGACGAGCTGTCAAAGATCCGCCGGGTCATCGAGAAGCAGGCGCCGATCAGCGAGGTGCTCCTGGTCCTGGATGCCACCACCGGCCAGAACGGTGTCATGCAGGCCGAGGCGTTCCTCGAGCATGCAGGGGTGACCGGATTGGTCCTCACCAAGCTCGACGGCTCCGCGAAGGGCGGCTTCGTCCTGGCGGTGCAGGAGCGCACCGGCATCCCCGTAAAGCTTCTGGGGCAAGGCGAGGGGATCGATGATCTCACCGGTTTCACCCCTCATGTTTTCGTCTCCGCCCTCGTCAACTGA
- a CDS encoding MarR family transcriptional regulator has translation MAAHDSPAALSGEDLETWASLATVLEWLPAALDAQLLRDSEMTHFEYGILFALASAPESTLRLSVLATHANSSLTRLSRAATRLQSRGWIQRAPDPDDGRYTLAILTALGREKFDQATPGHVQTVDQLVLNPLTTSQRRQLREISRRVLRAIRTEEGWQPTSSAETPGG, from the coding sequence ATGGCAGCACACGACTCACCAGCCGCGCTGAGTGGAGAGGACCTCGAGACCTGGGCGTCACTCGCCACGGTTCTGGAGTGGTTGCCTGCCGCTCTCGATGCCCAACTGCTCCGCGACTCGGAGATGACGCACTTCGAGTACGGGATCCTTTTCGCGCTCGCCAGCGCTCCTGAATCGACACTCCGCCTGAGCGTGCTCGCAACCCATGCGAACAGCTCGCTGACGAGGCTGTCGCGTGCGGCGACCCGCTTGCAATCCCGAGGATGGATCCAGCGTGCACCCGACCCTGACGATGGTCGGTACACTCTGGCGATCCTGACCGCGCTCGGACGCGAGAAGTTCGACCAGGCGACGCCCGGCCACGTACAGACGGTCGATCAGCTGGTTCTCAACCCGCTGACCACGTCACAGCGACGGCAGTTGCGCGAGATCAGTCGCCGCGTGCTGCGGGCGATCCGCACGGAAGAAGGCTGGCAGCCGACGTCGTCGGCCGAAACCCCTGGCGGTTGA